One genomic segment of Erythrolamprus reginae isolate rEryReg1 chromosome 2, rEryReg1.hap1, whole genome shotgun sequence includes these proteins:
- the LOC139159859 gene encoding CD82 antigen-like — MGLLIFSVGLWVLITKSAYISILQSFFESVKALVVVFIGIGAAMMFLGLWGSLGFYFGAKFVMVGYIVLLLLIVAVHFFSGFFVSSQNQQMEDKLKKTALNLIWHYNPTDKANQHGEKTWDYLQVQLSCCGWTGPENWENNTFFQHKMGTYPCSCSIPSTSFQPAPGVCRLNTVSRHSGVSDWPVNKQGCGTRVQKRLKKIVDAISLVSFMVIAFEVLGIGLSFYICTGRNVCAVDRR; from the coding sequence ATGGGACTTTTAATATTCAGTGTAGGCCTCTGGGTTTTGATCACCAAGAGCGCCTACATCTCTATCCTGCAGTCTTTTTTTGAGTCTGTCAAAGCCCTGGTAGTAGTCTTCATAGGGATTGGCGCGGCCATGATGTTCCTCGGCTTATGGGGCAGCCTCGGGTTCTACTTTGGAGCCAAATTCGTTATGGTCGGCTACATCGTGCTCCTGCTCCTCATTGTCGCCGTGCACTTTTTCTCCGGCTTCTTTGTCTCCTCCCAAAACCAGCAGATGGAAGACAAACTCAAGAAGACCGCCCTCAACCTCATCTGGCACTATAACCCAACGGACAAAGCcaaccagcacggagagaaaacTTGGGATTATCTCCAGGTCCAACTGTCTTGTTGTGGCTGGACCGGGCCGGAAAATTGGGAAAACAACACTTTTTTCCAGCATAAAATGGGAACCTACCCATGCTCTTGTAGCATCCCCAGCACCAGCTTCCAACCAGCGCCGGGTGTCTGCAGGTTGAACACCGTTTCCCGTCATTCCGGGGTGAGTGACTGGCCCGTGAATAAACAGGGATGCGGTACGCGTGTCCAGAAGAGGTTGAAGAAGATAGTAGACGCCATTTCCCTCGTGTCCTTCATGGTGATCGCCTTCGAGGTTCTGGGAATCGGTCTTTCGTTTTACATTTGCACAGGCCGAAACGTGTGTGCTGTAGACCGCCGTTGA